The proteins below come from a single Methylobacterium sp. SyP6R genomic window:
- a CDS encoding helix-turn-helix domain-containing protein has product MPRPLPAVNLRPSERDALEKWAGRRKTAQGLAMRARILLLADEGASNEAIAADLALDPATVGKWRNRFLRDRVEGLCDQPRSGAPRRIDDARVEALVLDTRERRPEGATHWSSRLIAKRHGLSHTSVQRIWLGVKNAMRLMRMSRGTGAVSRTMGSVILAEPPLPGCLGLR; this is encoded by the coding sequence ATGCCTCGTCCCCTGCCTGCGGTGAACCTGCGCCCGTCCGAGCGTGACGCCCTTGAGAAGTGGGCCGGGCGTCGCAAGACCGCGCAAGGCCTAGCCATGCGTGCCCGCATCCTGCTGCTGGCCGACGAGGGCGCCTCCAACGAAGCGATTGCCGCCGATCTCGCCCTCGACCCGGCGACCGTCGGCAAGTGGCGCAACCGCTTCCTGCGTGACCGTGTCGAGGGGCTCTGCGACCAGCCCCGCAGCGGCGCACCCCGCCGCATCGACGACGCTCGGGTCGAAGCCCTGGTCCTCGACACCCGGGAGCGCAGGCCCGAGGGTGCCACGCACTGGAGTTCGCGCCTGATCGCCAAACGCCACGGCCTCTCTCACACCAGTGTCCAGCGCATCTGGCTCGGAGTAAAGAACGCCATGCGCCTTATGCGAATGTCACGAGGAACGGGGGCGGTTTCTCGGACTATGGGAAGTGTCATATTGGCGGAACCACCGCTTCCGGGATGCTTGGGGTTGAGATGA
- a CDS encoding FAD-dependent oxidoreductase, translated as MPPQAASDLACDVLVVGSGAGGLATAITARKRGLDVLVIEKEPFFGGTTAFSGGVLWVPGNPHAERAGLSDTREAARTYLRHEAGNAYDEAAVEAFLDAGPRMIEFFERETEVKFVLSGYPDYHPDAPGGAKAGRSVTAAAFDARKLGREIARLRPPLETITFIGMMFNSSNEDLKHFFRATRSLTSAAYVARRLARHLKDLAIHRRGVQITSGNALAARLAKTAFDLGIPIRTGTAAESLSVSDGRVTGAVVRDAEGERRIAARRAVVLACGGFPHDRERVSEAYPHVKRGAEHLSPTPSGNTGDGIRLGEAAGGAFEIRMANAAAWMPVSRVPLGGGRTGVFPHLVDRYKPGVVAVNRHGRRFTNEANSYHDTGAAMIRDGEGVDATAAWLICDHPTIRKYGLGYAKPAPVPIGRYVRNGYLVSGRTLPELAQAAGIDPDGLVATVDHYNRGAARGEDPAFGRGSTAFNRFLGDAEHRPNPNVAPIVKGPFYALKLVMGDLGTFDGLRTDTVGRVLRPDAHPVAGLYAVGNDRASIMGGAYPGAGITLGPIMTFGFITGHHLADEAA; from the coding sequence ATGCCGCCCCAGGCAGCCAGCGATCTCGCTTGCGACGTGCTCGTCGTCGGCTCCGGTGCCGGTGGTCTCGCGACCGCGATCACGGCGCGGAAGCGCGGCCTCGACGTGCTGGTGATCGAGAAGGAGCCGTTCTTCGGCGGCACCACCGCCTTCTCGGGTGGGGTTCTGTGGGTGCCGGGCAACCCGCACGCGGAGCGCGCCGGTCTGTCCGACACGCGCGAGGCTGCCCGGACCTATCTGCGCCACGAGGCCGGCAACGCCTACGACGAGGCGGCGGTCGAGGCGTTTCTCGACGCGGGCCCGCGCATGATCGAGTTCTTCGAGCGCGAGACCGAGGTCAAGTTCGTACTCTCGGGCTATCCCGACTACCATCCGGACGCGCCGGGCGGCGCCAAGGCCGGCCGCTCGGTCACGGCGGCGGCGTTCGATGCACGCAAGCTCGGGCGCGAGATCGCCCGGCTGCGCCCGCCGCTCGAGACGATCACCTTCATCGGAATGATGTTCAATTCCTCGAACGAGGATTTGAAGCATTTCTTCCGGGCGACCCGCTCGCTGACCTCTGCGGCTTACGTGGCGCGCCGCCTCGCCCGGCATCTCAAGGATCTGGCGATCCACCGCCGCGGCGTCCAGATCACCAGCGGCAACGCGCTGGCGGCGCGGCTCGCCAAGACCGCCTTCGACCTCGGCATCCCGATCCGGACCGGCACCGCGGCCGAGAGCCTGAGCGTCAGCGACGGGCGGGTGACCGGAGCGGTGGTGCGCGATGCGGAGGGTGAGCGCCGCATCGCGGCCCGGCGCGCCGTGGTCCTGGCTTGCGGCGGCTTTCCGCACGACCGGGAGCGGGTCTCCGAGGCCTATCCCCACGTCAAGCGCGGCGCCGAGCACCTGTCGCCGACGCCGTCCGGCAATACCGGCGACGGCATCCGCCTCGGCGAGGCGGCCGGCGGCGCGTTCGAGATCCGGATGGCCAACGCGGCGGCCTGGATGCCGGTGTCGCGCGTGCCCCTCGGCGGGGGGCGCACGGGGGTCTTTCCCCACCTCGTCGACCGGTACAAGCCCGGCGTCGTCGCGGTGAACCGGCACGGGCGGCGCTTCACCAACGAGGCGAATTCCTACCACGACACCGGCGCGGCGATGATCCGCGACGGCGAGGGGGTGGATGCGACCGCGGCCTGGCTGATCTGCGATCATCCGACGATCCGCAAATACGGCCTCGGCTACGCCAAGCCGGCGCCGGTCCCGATCGGCCGATATGTCCGCAACGGCTATCTCGTCTCCGGCCGGACATTGCCCGAGCTCGCGCAGGCCGCGGGTATCGATCCGGACGGGCTCGTCGCGACGGTCGATCACTACAACCGCGGCGCCGCGCGCGGCGAGGACCCCGCCTTCGGTCGCGGCTCGACCGCCTTCAACCGCTTCCTCGGCGATGCGGAGCATCGGCCCAACCCCAACGTCGCGCCGATCGTGAAGGGGCCGTTCTACGCCCTCAAGCTGGTCATGGGCGATCTCGGCACATTCGACGGCCTGCGCACCGATACGGTCGGACGCGTGCTGCGCCCCGATGCTCATCCGGTCGCGGGCCTCTACGCGGTCGGCAACGACCGGGCCAGCATCATGGGCGGCGCCTATCCGGGGGCCGGGATCACGCTCGGGCCGATCATGACCTTCGGCTTCATCACCGGACACCACCTCGCGGACGAAGCGGCCTGA
- a CDS encoding ABC transporter substrate-binding protein, with protein sequence MTLDRRTFVLAGLAMMPASLSRAQSTNTIRIGVITDMSGVYRDVSGPTTVACVQQAADEFMAQTPDIKVEILTADHQNKPDVGLTIIRQWFDRGGVDLIENVGNSSIALGSRGIIEEKRKAALITTAGSSDLTGKSCSPNWVHWSWDSWCLAHSTATSLVRVGGDRWFFITADYAFGHAAEADASRFVKAAGGKVLGAVRYPLGSTADFSSYLLQAQSSGANVIAFANSGSELIACLKQAQEFGIEGSGVRLAAMVGYVTDVLGMGLPVAKGLSLTETFYWDLNERTRGFTKRVKPRLAANVLPNMSQAGDYAGVLHYLKAVKELGVAQAKADGRAVIELMKRMPTDDDAFGAGRIRADGRKIHPAYLFEVKKPEESRGAGDVYKLVSTMPADEAFRPEADGACPLVRS encoded by the coding sequence ATGACCCTCGACCGCCGCACTTTCGTGCTCGCCGGGCTCGCCATGATGCCCGCTTCCCTGAGCCGGGCGCAAAGCACCAACACCATCCGCATCGGCGTCATCACCGACATGTCGGGTGTCTACCGCGACGTCTCGGGGCCGACCACCGTCGCCTGCGTCCAGCAGGCCGCCGACGAGTTCATGGCTCAGACCCCCGATATCAAGGTCGAGATCCTCACCGCCGACCACCAGAACAAGCCGGATGTCGGGCTGACCATCATCCGGCAATGGTTCGATCGCGGCGGCGTCGACCTGATCGAGAATGTCGGCAACAGCTCGATCGCGCTCGGCTCGCGCGGCATCATCGAGGAGAAGAGGAAAGCGGCGCTGATCACCACCGCCGGCAGCTCGGATCTCACCGGCAAGAGCTGCAGTCCGAACTGGGTGCACTGGTCGTGGGATTCCTGGTGCCTCGCCCACTCGACCGCCACGTCCCTGGTGCGGGTCGGCGGCGACAGGTGGTTCTTCATCACCGCCGATTACGCCTTCGGCCACGCGGCCGAGGCGGACGCGTCCCGCTTCGTCAAGGCCGCCGGCGGCAAGGTGCTCGGCGCGGTGCGCTATCCCCTCGGCAGCACCGCGGACTTCTCCTCCTACCTGCTCCAGGCCCAGAGCAGCGGCGCCAACGTCATCGCCTTCGCCAATTCCGGCAGCGAGCTGATCGCCTGCCTCAAGCAGGCGCAGGAATTCGGCATCGAGGGCAGCGGGGTGCGACTCGCCGCGATGGTCGGCTACGTCACCGACGTGCTCGGCATGGGGCTGCCGGTGGCCAAGGGCCTGTCGCTCACCGAGACCTTCTACTGGGACCTCAACGAGCGGACCCGCGGCTTCACGAAGCGCGTCAAGCCGCGGCTTGCCGCCAACGTCCTCCCCAACATGAGCCAGGCCGGCGATTATGCGGGGGTGCTCCACTACCTCAAGGCGGTCAAGGAGCTCGGCGTCGCGCAGGCCAAGGCCGACGGGCGGGCGGTGATCGAGCTGATGAAGCGGATGCCGACCGACGACGACGCCTTCGGGGCGGGCCGCATCCGGGCGGACGGGCGCAAGATCCACCCGGCCTACCTGTTCGAGGTGAAGAAGCCGGAGGAGAGCCGGGGCGCGGGCGACGTCTACAAGCTCGTCTCGACCATGCCGGCCGACGAGGCCTTCCGGCCCGAAGCGGATGGCGCCTGCCCGCTCGTCCGCTCCTGA
- a CDS encoding helix-turn-helix domain-containing protein — MAQTRRESGQAAPVERFLLYGEPVQSVEARFLHVEPIRLRSGRHHWTIAPHAHADLHQILLVTQGGGVMRAEAEHFPITPPALLVVPSGAIHAFDFVAGTDGWVVTVADSMAMDVARGEAAIDRLLRRAACIGRLEAEAVAGLSGAFTDLSQEFLWSAPARMLAIEAGLIRILVAAARLVDAQGREDAPRSAEAALIARFQHLVEQDFRTVQAVSDYARQLAVTEDRLLAACQRRFGQPPKVLIQRRVLVEAQRWLIYTTLPLAEISHALGFRDPAYFSRVFKKKIGETPQAFRASRATAQAL, encoded by the coding sequence ATGGCGCAGACGAGACGGGAATCCGGACAGGCCGCGCCGGTCGAGCGCTTTCTTCTCTACGGGGAGCCGGTCCAGAGCGTCGAGGCGCGCTTCCTGCACGTCGAGCCGATCCGCTTGCGCAGCGGCCGGCACCACTGGACCATCGCGCCCCACGCCCATGCGGACTTGCACCAAATCCTGCTCGTCACGCAGGGCGGTGGCGTGATGCGTGCCGAGGCCGAGCATTTCCCGATCACGCCGCCGGCCCTGCTGGTCGTCCCTTCGGGGGCGATCCACGCCTTCGACTTCGTGGCCGGCACCGACGGATGGGTCGTCACCGTGGCGGACTCGATGGCAATGGACGTTGCCCGGGGCGAGGCGGCCATCGACCGGCTCCTGCGCCGGGCGGCCTGCATCGGCCGCCTGGAGGCCGAGGCGGTGGCCGGGCTCTCCGGCGCCTTCACCGATCTGTCGCAGGAATTCCTGTGGTCGGCTCCGGCCCGGATGCTCGCCATCGAGGCCGGGCTGATCCGGATCCTGGTGGCGGCGGCCCGTCTGGTGGACGCGCAGGGCCGGGAGGACGCACCGAGATCGGCGGAGGCCGCGCTGATCGCCCGCTTCCAGCACCTCGTCGAACAGGATTTTCGCACGGTCCAAGCCGTGTCCGACTACGCCCGGCAGCTCGCCGTGACCGAGGACCGGCTGCTCGCCGCCTGCCAGCGTCGGTTCGGACAGCCGCCCAAGGTGCTGATCCAGCGCCGTGTCCTGGTCGAGGCACAGCGCTGGCTGATCTACACCACGTTGCCGCTCGCCGAGATCAGCCACGCCCTCGGCTTCCGCGATCCGGCATACTTCTCACGCGTCTTCAAGAAGAAGATCGGCGAGACGCCGCAAGCGTTCCGTGCGTCGCGGGCCACGGCCCAAGCCTTATAG